In one Streptomyces sp. T12 genomic region, the following are encoded:
- the eccD gene encoding type VII secretion integral membrane protein EccD produces MSTAASSSSRTGHGGTTDVCRLTVSAAKGRTDLAVPVTATVATLLPVVLKPSVNEEDLGGRWALQRLGEGPLDLDGTPETLGLRDGDVLYLRPKDDLLSELRFDDVADGVSTALNAQRDRWRPELTRRLCLVLACLALASLAAMVVATRPQLLTTLTCGLLAVGLIVGCGLVTKNLEDRALGTITGLGACLFAGLAGLSAVAGPAGLFAPGRLDGLLTATFTGVAAAAVLATGRVPIAVFGTLLMLAGTVEVGSFLSIVLAWDATRVAAVLAATLFALSPVLPRLALFAARLRVVELPHNAEELQQGIDPLPEPLVNRRAAAADGYLSVFFLSSAAVFIVASALLVQAPNWSGWVFAAVFSPAVLLRARAVGNASQRIALVIAGALGAILVVLSLTLHAGPVVQAGTMLGLFAVAALLLTGAWRLPGARLRPIWGRLGEIFEGLTALALIPLLLQVLNVYAYFRSLAG; encoded by the coding sequence ATGAGCACCGCCGCGTCGTCCTCATCCCGTACCGGGCACGGGGGGACCACCGACGTCTGCCGACTGACCGTCAGCGCGGCCAAAGGCCGCACCGACCTCGCGGTGCCCGTCACCGCCACGGTGGCCACACTCCTGCCCGTCGTGCTGAAACCGTCAGTGAACGAGGAGGACCTCGGCGGCAGATGGGCGCTGCAGCGCCTCGGCGAGGGCCCGCTCGACCTGGACGGCACCCCGGAGACCCTCGGCCTGCGCGACGGTGACGTGCTGTATCTGCGGCCGAAGGACGACCTCCTGTCGGAGCTGCGGTTCGACGACGTGGCCGACGGGGTGTCCACCGCGCTCAACGCCCAACGCGACCGCTGGCGCCCGGAGTTGACCCGTCGGCTCTGCCTCGTCCTGGCCTGCCTGGCGCTGGCGTCCCTCGCCGCCATGGTCGTCGCCACCCGACCCCAGCTGCTGACCACGCTCACCTGCGGTCTGCTCGCCGTGGGCCTGATCGTCGGCTGCGGCCTGGTCACCAAGAACCTGGAAGACCGGGCCCTGGGGACCATCACCGGCCTGGGCGCGTGCCTGTTCGCCGGGCTGGCCGGGCTGTCCGCGGTGGCGGGCCCCGCCGGGCTGTTCGCGCCCGGTCGGCTGGACGGGCTGCTCACCGCCACGTTCACCGGAGTGGCGGCCGCCGCGGTCCTGGCCACCGGCCGGGTGCCGATCGCGGTGTTCGGCACCCTGCTGATGCTGGCGGGCACGGTGGAGGTCGGTTCGTTCCTGTCGATCGTCCTCGCCTGGGACGCCACCCGGGTCGCCGCGGTGCTCGCGGCGACCCTGTTCGCGCTGTCCCCGGTCCTTCCGCGCCTGGCGCTGTTCGCGGCGAGGCTGCGCGTCGTGGAACTCCCGCACAACGCCGAGGAACTGCAGCAGGGCATCGACCCGCTGCCCGAACCCCTGGTCAACCGCCGGGCCGCGGCGGCGGACGGCTACCTCAGCGTCTTCTTCCTCTCCTCCGCCGCGGTCTTCATCGTGGCCTCCGCCCTGCTGGTCCAGGCCCCGAACTGGTCGGGCTGGGTCTTCGCCGCGGTGTTCAGCCCGGCGGTGCTGCTGCGTGCCCGCGCGGTGGGCAACGCCTCGCAGCGCATCGCCCTGGTGATCGCCGGCGCGCTCGGCGCGATCCTGGTCGTGCTGTCCCTCACCCTCCACGCCGGCCCGGTCGTGCAGGCCGGCACCATGCTCGGGCTGTTCGCCGTCGCCGCTCTGCTGCTGACCGGTGCCTGGCGACTGCCCGGGGCGCGGCTGCGGCCCATCTGGGGACGCCTCGGGGAGATCTTCGAGGGCCTCACGGCGCTCGCCCTCATCCCGCTGCTGCTGCAGGTCCTGAACGTGTACGCGTACTTCCGCTCGCTGGCCGGCTGA
- the eccCa gene encoding type VII secretion protein EccCa, producing the protein MTNTVPVKRGSRATAPEMPEGEIELAEPPVLGEPASVEFGSALAFLPMGLGSAAMAVGLSMGNGSPTTYMMSGMMGVSMIAMSLTQLGQAGRERKRRMRAERRDYLRYLAQLRKQARDAAGEQRAAVSWDHPEPEDLWSLAMSPRLWERRASHDDFARVRAGLGSRRAALHFIPPETKPVEDLEPLSAISLRRFIKAHQTVEGMAVPVSLRNFSSVEFAGDGTYAYALVRSMLCQLAVFHSPDELRIAVLADERGRADWDWVKWLPHNADPREHDAAGALRLVATDHDALMDLLGQDVSDRPDHDKSEAPSTSEPFVVIVAAGTQIPTGSRLLGAGLRNVVLLDLTGAMTGGSKVLRLTTEKGQVTFPSGDSTASARADALSITAAESLARYLAPMRTSGIVDLVDEPFENDFDLTALLGIRDPRAFDVSAQWRSRTPQHSRLRVPVGVTEDGEIVELDFKESAQSGMGPHGLLIGATGSGKSELLRTLVIGLCATHSSEILNLVLVDFKGGATFLNMEKLPHTSAVITNLADELPLVDRMRDSLQGEVIRRQELLREAGYPSLFEYEKARLGGARLAPLPSLLLIVDEFSELLSSKPEFIELFVMIGRVGRSLGVHLLLASQRLDEGSIHKVAGHLSYRIALRTFSSMESRSVIGVTGAYELPSAPGHGYLKIDTTNLVRFKAAYVSGPCPEPQTRAATGDDPSGPAAEIVPFGLEQRPPLPADLASADPDDSRDSDEPSDDEEQSESSESLLDVLIDRLSDAGPPARQVWLPPLDESPSLDQLLPGIVPDPLRGMSASDYPALGALKVPLGMVDRPYEQIRELLVADLSGADGHVGVAGAPQTGKSTLLRSLILSLALTHTPEEVQFYCLDFGGGGIVSVAGLPHVGSVATRLERDRVLRTVEEMTQVLETREERFTSLGLESMAAYRALRRSGQIDDPYGDVFFVVDGWATLRQDFEELEDRVAELASRGLSFGVHVVASAVRWSEIRPKQRDLMGTKLELRLGDSMESEVGTRQAAGVPSRPGRGLTSSSHHFLSALPRLDGSSDIEDLTSATKAAAAEIETFWPGRSAPGVRLLPSNLPVDQLPPPDGDMRACLGWDEKRLQPVWHDFAKVPHLMTFGDDATGKTNALRLVARAITARYTPDEARILLADPSRQLLRDVPEEYRVGYAVGTEALAELAASAAVSVSGRVPGPDIAPERLPQRDWWTGPRLFMLIDDYDLFATGSAMDNPMTPMVPLLAQAANIGLHIVVARSTSGAMRAMMDPLLRRMWELGSPALLLSYPKEEGKFIGEAKPRTLPPGRAQFVTRRGVGLLQTGLAAQP; encoded by the coding sequence ATGACGAACACGGTGCCGGTGAAGCGCGGCTCGCGCGCTACCGCTCCCGAGATGCCCGAGGGCGAGATCGAGCTGGCCGAACCACCGGTGCTCGGTGAGCCGGCGAGCGTGGAATTCGGGTCGGCGCTGGCCTTCCTCCCCATGGGCCTGGGCTCGGCCGCGATGGCGGTGGGCCTCTCCATGGGCAACGGCTCGCCCACCACGTACATGATGTCCGGGATGATGGGCGTCTCCATGATCGCGATGAGCCTGACCCAGCTCGGGCAGGCGGGCCGGGAACGCAAGCGCCGGATGCGGGCCGAGCGCCGGGACTATCTGCGCTACCTCGCACAGCTGCGCAAGCAGGCCAGGGACGCCGCGGGCGAGCAGCGGGCCGCCGTCTCCTGGGACCATCCCGAGCCCGAGGACCTGTGGTCGCTGGCCATGAGCCCCCGGCTGTGGGAGCGCCGCGCCAGCCACGACGACTTCGCCCGGGTCCGGGCCGGGCTCGGCTCACGGCGGGCCGCGCTGCACTTCATCCCCCCCGAGACCAAGCCCGTCGAGGACCTCGAACCCCTCTCGGCGATCTCGCTGCGCAGGTTCATCAAGGCCCACCAGACGGTCGAGGGCATGGCCGTCCCCGTCTCGCTGCGCAACTTCAGCAGCGTCGAGTTCGCCGGGGACGGCACCTACGCGTACGCCCTGGTCCGGTCGATGCTCTGCCAGCTGGCCGTCTTCCACTCGCCGGACGAGCTGCGCATCGCCGTACTCGCCGACGAGCGGGGCCGGGCGGACTGGGACTGGGTGAAGTGGCTGCCGCACAACGCCGATCCGCGCGAGCACGACGCGGCCGGTGCGCTGCGGCTCGTCGCCACCGACCACGACGCCCTCATGGATCTCCTGGGCCAGGACGTCAGCGACCGACCCGACCACGACAAGTCGGAGGCGCCCAGCACCTCCGAGCCGTTCGTGGTGATCGTCGCCGCCGGCACGCAGATACCGACCGGCTCCCGGCTGCTCGGCGCCGGACTGCGCAATGTCGTCCTGCTCGACCTGACCGGCGCCATGACCGGCGGCTCGAAGGTGCTGCGTCTGACCACCGAGAAGGGACAGGTGACCTTCCCGTCCGGCGACTCGACGGCGTCGGCGCGGGCCGACGCGCTGAGCATCACCGCGGCCGAGAGCCTGGCCCGGTACCTCGCGCCGATGCGCACCAGCGGGATCGTGGACCTGGTCGACGAACCGTTCGAGAACGACTTCGACCTGACCGCCCTGCTCGGCATCCGCGATCCGCGAGCGTTCGACGTGTCCGCCCAGTGGCGGTCGCGCACGCCGCAGCACTCCCGCCTGCGGGTGCCCGTCGGTGTGACCGAGGACGGCGAGATCGTCGAGCTGGACTTCAAGGAGTCCGCCCAGAGCGGCATGGGGCCGCACGGTCTGCTGATCGGTGCCACCGGCTCCGGCAAGAGCGAACTCCTGCGCACCCTGGTCATCGGCCTGTGCGCGACCCACTCCTCCGAGATCCTCAACCTGGTCCTGGTCGACTTCAAGGGCGGCGCCACCTTCCTCAACATGGAGAAGCTGCCGCACACCTCCGCGGTGATCACCAACCTGGCCGACGAGCTGCCGCTGGTCGACCGGATGCGCGACTCGCTCCAGGGAGAGGTGATCCGCCGTCAGGAACTGCTCCGCGAGGCCGGCTACCCCTCCCTCTTCGAGTACGAGAAGGCCAGGCTGGGCGGCGCCCGGCTGGCCCCGCTGCCCTCGCTGCTCCTCATCGTCGACGAGTTCTCCGAACTGCTCTCCAGCAAGCCTGAGTTCATCGAGCTGTTCGTGATGATCGGACGCGTCGGGCGAAGCCTCGGCGTGCACCTGCTGCTCGCCTCGCAGCGACTCGACGAAGGCAGCATCCACAAGGTCGCCGGCCACCTCTCGTACCGGATCGCCCTGCGCACCTTCTCCTCCATGGAGTCGCGCAGCGTCATCGGCGTCACGGGCGCCTACGAGCTGCCCTCAGCGCCGGGCCACGGCTATCTGAAGATCGACACCACCAACCTCGTCCGCTTCAAGGCCGCCTACGTCTCCGGGCCCTGCCCGGAACCGCAGACCCGCGCCGCCACGGGCGACGACCCGAGCGGGCCGGCCGCCGAGATCGTCCCCTTCGGCCTGGAGCAGCGGCCGCCGCTGCCGGCCGACCTGGCGTCCGCCGACCCTGATGACTCACGGGATTCGGACGAGCCGTCGGACGACGAGGAGCAGTCCGAGAGCTCCGAGAGCCTGCTCGACGTGCTGATCGACCGGCTCAGCGACGCCGGCCCGCCCGCCCGCCAGGTGTGGCTGCCGCCGCTGGACGAGTCGCCGAGCCTCGACCAGCTGCTGCCGGGCATCGTGCCCGACCCGCTGCGCGGGATGAGCGCGAGCGACTACCCGGCCCTCGGCGCCCTGAAGGTACCGCTCGGCATGGTGGACCGGCCCTACGAGCAGATACGCGAGCTGCTGGTCGCCGACCTCTCCGGAGCCGACGGACACGTCGGCGTCGCGGGAGCGCCGCAGACCGGCAAGTCCACCCTGCTCCGCAGCCTGATCCTCTCCCTCGCCCTGACGCACACCCCGGAGGAGGTCCAGTTCTACTGCCTGGACTTCGGCGGCGGCGGCATCGTCTCCGTCGCGGGTCTGCCGCACGTCGGCTCGGTGGCCACCCGCCTGGAGCGCGACCGGGTGCTGCGCACCGTCGAGGAGATGACCCAGGTACTGGAAACGCGCGAGGAGCGCTTCACGAGCCTGGGCCTGGAGTCGATGGCCGCCTACCGCGCGCTGCGCAGGAGCGGACAGATCGACGACCCGTACGGCGACGTCTTCTTCGTGGTGGACGGGTGGGCCACCCTCCGGCAGGACTTCGAGGAACTGGAGGACCGCGTCGCCGAACTGGCCTCCCGAGGCCTCTCCTTCGGCGTGCACGTGGTGGCCTCGGCGGTCCGCTGGTCGGAGATCCGCCCCAAGCAGCGTGACCTGATGGGCACCAAGCTGGAGCTCCGGCTCGGCGACAGCATGGAGTCGGAAGTCGGAACCCGTCAGGCCGCCGGAGTGCCCTCGCGCCCGGGGCGCGGTCTCACCAGTTCGAGCCACCACTTCCTGTCGGCACTGCCCCGGCTCGACGGCTCGTCGGACATCGAGGACCTGACCAGCGCGACCAAGGCCGCGGCCGCGGAGATCGAGACGTTCTGGCCCGGCCGGTCGGCACCCGGCGTACGGCTGCTGCCCAGCAACCTGCCGGTGGACCAGCTGCCGCCGCCGGACGGCGACATGCGGGCCTGCCTGGGCTGGGACGAGAAGCGCCTGCAGCCTGTCTGGCACGACTTCGCGAAGGTGCCGCACCTGATGACCTTCGGCGACGACGCCACCGGGAAGACCAACGCGCTGCGCCTGGTCGCCAGGGCGATCACCGCCCGCTACACCCCCGACGAGGCGCGCATCCTGCTGGCCGACCCCAGCCGGCAGCTCCTTCGGGACGTCCCGGAGGAGTACCGCGTCGGCTACGCCGTGGGCACCGAGGCACTGGCGGAACTGGCGGCCAGCGCCGCGGTGTCGGTGAGCGGCCGGGTACCCGGCCCCGACATCGCCCCCGAGCGGCTGCCGCAGCGCGACTGGTGGACGGGACCACGCCTGTTCATGCTCATCGACGACTACGACCTGTTCGCCACCGGCAGCGCCATGGACAACCCGATGACGCCCATGGTGCCGCTGCTGGCCCAGGCGGCCAACATCGGGCTGCACATCGTGGTCGCGCGCAGCACCTCCGGAGCGATGCGCGCCATGATGGACCCGCTGCTGCGCCGGATGTGGGAACTGGGCAGCCCGGCACTGCTCCTCTCCTACCCCAAGGAAGAGGGCAAGTTCATCGGCGAGGCCAAGCCGCGCACCCTGCCCCCGGGCCGTGCGCAGTTCGTCACCCGGCGCGGTGTCGGACTGCTCCAGACCGGACTGGCGGCTCAGCCGTGA
- a CDS encoding response regulator transcription factor, which translates to MAARTVEAPVVGERGAVISVAVHAGDPVSGEGAVACLRSVPGITLLPPDRRCEADVLLVTVHQTTEDMVCWMERAATESTNPDMRIVLVAETISEHHLMRAVTSGLVAFLPREEANRDRVVKTIRDSRRDRALVPEQMVGWLLEQVRTIQRTVLVPNGLTVGGLQEREVEVLRLLADGLDTVEIAQQLNYSERTIKNIVSGMLTRLNLRNRSHAVAYAMRCGAL; encoded by the coding sequence ATGGCCGCCCGCACGGTAGAGGCGCCGGTCGTCGGCGAACGGGGTGCGGTGATCAGCGTGGCCGTGCACGCCGGTGACCCGGTCAGCGGCGAGGGTGCCGTCGCCTGTCTGCGCTCCGTCCCGGGGATCACGCTGCTCCCGCCCGACCGCAGGTGCGAAGCCGACGTCCTGCTGGTCACGGTCCACCAGACCACCGAGGACATGGTCTGCTGGATGGAACGCGCCGCCACCGAGTCGACCAACCCCGACATGCGCATCGTGCTCGTCGCCGAGACCATCTCCGAACACCACCTGATGCGCGCGGTCACCAGCGGGCTGGTGGCCTTCCTGCCGCGCGAGGAGGCCAACCGGGACCGTGTGGTGAAGACCATCCGGGACAGCAGGCGCGACCGCGCGCTCGTCCCCGAGCAGATGGTCGGCTGGCTGCTCGAACAGGTCCGCACGATCCAGCGCACCGTGCTGGTGCCCAACGGCCTGACCGTCGGCGGTCTGCAGGAGCGGGAGGTCGAGGTGCTGCGGCTGCTCGCCGACGGCCTGGACACCGTGGAGATAGCGCAGCAGCTCAACTACTCGGAGCGGACCATCAAGAACATCGTCAGCGGCATGCTGACCCGGCTGAACCTGCGCAACCGCTCGCACGCGGTCGCCTACGCGATGCGCTGCGGAGCGCTGTGA
- a CDS encoding peptidoglycan-binding protein: MPLPDTDTDADADAPTGPRKRNRTLLITGAGATLAALLTGAFLGGLFAYDSPSRDGSPPEGVRARVPEGASQAGAASVDPPRVATSAPPSKSPTSSPSTTPPDNSALPTGASATPTAAPSGAGPTTSAAPEPSDGKRQPPVLRLGDQGPEATELQLRLRQIGFYGGAVDCDYDREVEVEGAVRAYQLTRVVLGDGSGVYGRATRASLECETPEP; the protein is encoded by the coding sequence GTGCCCCTCCCCGACACGGACACCGACGCCGACGCCGACGCCCCGACAGGACCCCGGAAGAGGAACCGCACTCTTCTGATCACCGGCGCGGGCGCCACCCTGGCCGCACTGCTGACGGGCGCCTTCCTCGGCGGGCTGTTCGCCTACGACAGTCCCTCGCGGGACGGTTCCCCGCCGGAGGGCGTGCGGGCGCGCGTGCCGGAGGGGGCGTCCCAGGCCGGCGCCGCGTCCGTGGATCCGCCCCGGGTGGCCACCTCCGCACCGCCGTCAAAGAGCCCGACGTCGTCGCCGAGTACGACGCCACCCGACAACTCCGCTCTCCCGACCGGCGCCTCCGCCACCCCGACGGCGGCCCCATCCGGCGCGGGCCCGACCACCAGCGCCGCCCCCGAGCCGAGCGACGGGAAAAGACAGCCTCCGGTCCTGCGCCTCGGCGACCAAGGGCCGGAAGCCACCGAACTCCAGCTGCGCCTGCGCCAGATCGGCTTCTACGGCGGAGCCGTCGACTGCGACTACGACCGCGAGGTCGAGGTCGAGGGCGCGGTACGCGCCTACCAGCTCACCCGTGTCGTCCTCGGCGACGGGTCGGGCGTCTACGGCAGGGCGACCCGGGCGTCGCTGGAATGCGAGACCCCGGAGCCGTGA